Proteins found in one Mustela lutreola isolate mMusLut2 chromosome 12, mMusLut2.pri, whole genome shotgun sequence genomic segment:
- the ABL1 gene encoding tyrosine-protein kinase ABL1 isoform X3, protein MGQQPGKVVGDQRRPSLPALHFIKGAGKKESSRHGGPHCNVFVEHEALQRPVASDFEPQGLSEAARWNSKENLLAGPSENDPNLFVALYDFVASGDNTLSITKGEKLRVLGYNHNGEWCEAQTKNGQGWVPSNYITPVNSLEKHSWYHGPVSRNAAEYLLSSGINGSFLVRESESSPGQRSISLRYEGRVYHYRINTASDGKLYVSSESRFNALAELVHHHSTVADGLITTLHYPAPKRNKPTIYGVSPNYDKWEMERTDITMKHKLGGGQYGEVYEGVWKKYSLTVAVKTLKEDTMEVEEFLKEAAVMKEIKHPNLVQLLGVCTREPPFYIITEFMTYGNLLDYLRECNRQEVNAVVLLYMATQISSAMEYLEKKNFIHRDLAARNCLVGENHLVKVADFGLSRLMTGDTYTAHAGAKFPIKWTAPESLAYNKFSIKSDVWAFGVLLWEIATYGMSPYPGIDLSQVYELLEKDYRMERPEGCPEKVHGLMRACWQWNPSDRPSFAEIHQAFETMFQESSISDEVEKELGKKGVRGVASTLLQAPELPTKTRTSRRAAEHKDPTEVPETPHSKGPGETDEDPGMCSVPIRLSQ, encoded by the exons AAGCCCTTCAGAGGCCAGTAGCATCTGACTTTGAGCCCCAAGGTCTCAGCGAAGCAGCTCGTTGGAACTCCAAGGAAAACCTTCTTGCTGGCCCCAGTGAAAATGACCCAAACCTTTTCGTTGCACTGTATGATTTTGTGGCCAGTGGGGACAACACCCTAAGTATAACTAAAG GTGAGAAGCTCCGGGTTTTAGGCTACAATCACAATGGGGAGTGGTGTGAAGCCCAAACCAAAAATGGCCAAGGGTGGGTCCCAAGCAACTACATCACACCAGTCAACAGTCTGGAGAAACATTCCTGGTACCACGGGCCCGTGTCCCGCAACGCAGCTGAGTACCTGCTGAGCAGCGGGATCAACGGCAGCTTCTTGGTCCGGGAGAGCGAGAGCAGTCCTGGCCAGAGGTCCATCTCGCTGAGATACGAAGGGAGGGTGTACCACTACAGAATCAACACTGCTTCCGATGGCAAG CTCTACGTCTCCTCAGAGAGCCGCTTCAACGCTTTGGCTGAGTTGGTTCATCATCACTCGACTGTGGCCGACGGGCTCATCACCACTCTCCATTACCCGGCCCCCAAGCGCAATAAGCCCACCATCTACGGCGTGTCCCCCAACTACGACAAGTGGGAGATGGAGCGCACGGACATCACCATGAAGCACAAGCTGGGTGGAGGCCAGTACGGGGAGGTGTACGAAGGCGTGTGGAAGAAATACAGCCTGACGGTGGCCGTGAAGACCTTGAAG GAGGACACCATGGAGGTGGAGGAGTTCTTGAAAGAAGCTGCAGTGATGAAAGAGATCAAGCACCCCAATCTGGTGCAGTTGCTCG GGGTCTGCACCCGGGAGCCCCCATTCTACATAATCACTGAGTTCATGACCTACGGGAACCTGCTGGATTACCTGAGGGAGTGTAACCGGCAGGAGGTGAACGCCGTGGTGCTGCTCTACATGGCCACCCAGATCTCGTCAGCCATGGAGTACCTGGAGAAGAAGAACTTTATCCACAG AGATCTTGCTGCCCGAAACTGCCTGGTAGGGGAGAACCACTTGGTGAAGGTGGCTGACTTCGGCCTGAGCAGGTTAATGACCGGGGATACCTATACCGCCCATGCCGGGGCCAAGTTCCCGATCAAGTGGACAGCGCCAGAAAGCCTGGCCTACAACAAGTTCTCCATCAAGTCCGACGTCTGGG CTTTTGGAGTATTACTTTGGGAAATTGCCACCTATGGCATGTCACCTTACCCAGGAATTGACCTGTCCCAGGTGTATGAGCTGCTGGAGAAGGACTACCGCATGGAGCGTCCGGAAGGCTGCCCGGAGAAGGTCCACGGACTCATGCGAGCGT GTTGGCAGTGGAATCCCTCCGACCGGCCTTCCTTTGCTGAAATCCACCAAGCCTTTGAGACGATGTTCCAGGAATCCAGCATATCAGATG AAGTGGAAAAGGAACTGGGGAAGAAAGGTGTGCGAGGGGTTGCGAGTACTTTGCTGCAGGCCCCGGAGCTGCCCACCAAGACCAGAACCTCCAGGAGAGCTGCGGAACACAAAGACCCCACTGAGGTGCCTGAGACGCCCCACTCCAAGGGCCCGGGAGAGACCG ACGAAGACCCTGGGATGTGTTCTGTCCCCATCAGACTGTCACAATAG
- the ABL1 gene encoding tyrosine-protein kinase ABL1 isoform X2 — translation MLEICLKLVGCKSKKGLSSSSSCYLEEALQRPVASDFEPQGLSEAARWNSKENLLAGPSENDPNLFVALYDFVASGDNTLSITKGEKLRVLGYNHNGEWCEAQTKNGQGWVPSNYITPVNSLEKHSWYHGPVSRNAAEYLLSSGINGSFLVRESESSPGQRSISLRYEGRVYHYRINTASDGKLYVSSESRFNALAELVHHHSTVADGLITTLHYPAPKRNKPTIYGVSPNYDKWEMERTDITMKHKLGGGQYGEVYEGVWKKYSLTVAVKTLKEDTMEVEEFLKEAAVMKEIKHPNLVQLLGVCTREPPFYIITEFMTYGNLLDYLRECNRQEVNAVVLLYMATQISSAMEYLEKKNFIHRDLAARNCLVGENHLVKVADFGLSRLMTGDTYTAHAGAKFPIKWTAPESLAYNKFSIKSDVWAFGVLLWEIATYGMSPYPGIDLSQVYELLEKDYRMERPEGCPEKVHGLMRACWQWNPSDRPSFAEIHQAFETMFQESSISDEVEKELGKKGVRGVASTLLQAPELPTKTRTSRRAAEHKDPTEVPETPHSKGPGETEPLDHEPPVSPLLPRKERGPQDGGLNEDERLLPKDKKTNLFSALIKKKKKTAPTPPKRSSSFREMDGQPERKATSEEEGRETSNGAPVLTPSDAAEPAKSPKPSSRAGVPNGAFRESGGAGFRSPHLWKKSSTLTSGRLAASEEESGSSASKRFLRSCSASCVPHGAKDTEWRSVTLPRDLQSTGRQFDSSTFGGHKSEKPALPRKRASENRSDQVTRGTVTPPPRLVKKTEDAADEVFRDAGEASPGSSPPSLTPKLLRRQVAGASSSGLPHKDEVGKSGALGTIVAAEPVPATSRAGPGASGGAGKAPTEEPRARRHKPSSESPGRDKGKLSKLKPVPPPPPPASAGKAGKPSQSQSQEAAGEAGAGGKAKAAAMVVDAVNSDTVKPGPLGEGVKKPGLPSMPKPQSSSKPAGTPTSPAPAPSASPSASSALAGDQPASTAFIPLISTRVSLRKTRQPPERIASGTITKGVVLDGTEALCLAISKNSEQMASHSAVLEAGKNLYTFCVSYVDSIQQMRNKFAFREAINKLENNLRELQICPATAGSGPAATQDFSKLLSSVKEISDIVQR, via the exons AAGCCCTTCAGAGGCCAGTAGCATCTGACTTTGAGCCCCAAGGTCTCAGCGAAGCAGCTCGTTGGAACTCCAAGGAAAACCTTCTTGCTGGCCCCAGTGAAAATGACCCAAACCTTTTCGTTGCACTGTATGATTTTGTGGCCAGTGGGGACAACACCCTAAGTATAACTAAAG GTGAGAAGCTCCGGGTTTTAGGCTACAATCACAATGGGGAGTGGTGTGAAGCCCAAACCAAAAATGGCCAAGGGTGGGTCCCAAGCAACTACATCACACCAGTCAACAGTCTGGAGAAACATTCCTGGTACCACGGGCCCGTGTCCCGCAACGCAGCTGAGTACCTGCTGAGCAGCGGGATCAACGGCAGCTTCTTGGTCCGGGAGAGCGAGAGCAGTCCTGGCCAGAGGTCCATCTCGCTGAGATACGAAGGGAGGGTGTACCACTACAGAATCAACACTGCTTCCGATGGCAAG CTCTACGTCTCCTCAGAGAGCCGCTTCAACGCTTTGGCTGAGTTGGTTCATCATCACTCGACTGTGGCCGACGGGCTCATCACCACTCTCCATTACCCGGCCCCCAAGCGCAATAAGCCCACCATCTACGGCGTGTCCCCCAACTACGACAAGTGGGAGATGGAGCGCACGGACATCACCATGAAGCACAAGCTGGGTGGAGGCCAGTACGGGGAGGTGTACGAAGGCGTGTGGAAGAAATACAGCCTGACGGTGGCCGTGAAGACCTTGAAG GAGGACACCATGGAGGTGGAGGAGTTCTTGAAAGAAGCTGCAGTGATGAAAGAGATCAAGCACCCCAATCTGGTGCAGTTGCTCG GGGTCTGCACCCGGGAGCCCCCATTCTACATAATCACTGAGTTCATGACCTACGGGAACCTGCTGGATTACCTGAGGGAGTGTAACCGGCAGGAGGTGAACGCCGTGGTGCTGCTCTACATGGCCACCCAGATCTCGTCAGCCATGGAGTACCTGGAGAAGAAGAACTTTATCCACAG AGATCTTGCTGCCCGAAACTGCCTGGTAGGGGAGAACCACTTGGTGAAGGTGGCTGACTTCGGCCTGAGCAGGTTAATGACCGGGGATACCTATACCGCCCATGCCGGGGCCAAGTTCCCGATCAAGTGGACAGCGCCAGAAAGCCTGGCCTACAACAAGTTCTCCATCAAGTCCGACGTCTGGG CTTTTGGAGTATTACTTTGGGAAATTGCCACCTATGGCATGTCACCTTACCCAGGAATTGACCTGTCCCAGGTGTATGAGCTGCTGGAGAAGGACTACCGCATGGAGCGTCCGGAAGGCTGCCCGGAGAAGGTCCACGGACTCATGCGAGCGT GTTGGCAGTGGAATCCCTCCGACCGGCCTTCCTTTGCTGAAATCCACCAAGCCTTTGAGACGATGTTCCAGGAATCCAGCATATCAGATG AAGTGGAAAAGGAACTGGGGAAGAAAGGTGTGCGAGGGGTTGCGAGTACTTTGCTGCAGGCCCCGGAGCTGCCCACCAAGACCAGAACCTCCAGGAGAGCTGCGGAACACAAAGACCCCACTGAGGTGCCTGAGACGCCCCACTCCAAGGGCCCGGGAGAGACCG AGCCTCTGGACCACGAGCCTCCTGTGTCTCCACTGCTCCCTCGAAAAGAACGAGGTCCCCAGGATGGCGGCCTCAATGAAGATGAGCGCCTTCTCCCCAAAGACAAAAAGACCAACTTGTTCAGTGCCTTgatcaagaagaagaagaaaacagcccCAACCCCCCCGAAACGCAGCAGCTCCTTCCGGGAGATGGACGGCCAGCCCGAGCGCAAGGCGACCAGCGAGGAAGAGGGCCGAGAAACCAGCAATGGGGCGCCAGTCCTCACACCCTCGGACGCCGCCGAGCCAGCCAAGTCCCCAAAACCCAGCAGCAGGGCTGGCGTCCCCAACGGAGCCTTCCGGGAGTCAGGAGGTGCAGGCTTCCGGTCTCCCCACCTGTGGAAAAAGTCCAGTACACTGACGAGCGGCCGCCTGGCAGCCAGCGAGGAGGAGAGCGGCAGCAGCGCCAGCAAGCGCTTCCTCAGGTCCTGCTCTGCCTCCTGCGTGCCCCACGGGGCCAAGGACACAGAGTGGAGGTCTGTCACACTGCCACGCGATCTGCAGTCCACGGGGAGGCAGTTCGACTCGTCCACATTTGGAGGGCACAAAAGCGAGAAGCCAGCTCTGCCTCGGAAGCGGGCAAGTGAGAACAGGTCCGACCAGGTGACCAGAGGCACGGTGACTCCCCCACCCAGGCTGGTGAAGAAGACCGAGGACGCAGCGGATGAGGTCTTCCGAGACGCCGGGGAGGCCAGCCCGGGCTCCAGCCCGCCCAGTTTGACACCAAAACTCCTCCGCAGGCAGGTCGCAGGGGCTTCTTCCTCTGGCCTTCCTCACAAGGACGAGGTCGGGAAGTCCGGTGCCTTGGGGACCATTGTCGCAGCTGAGCCGGTGCCTGCCACCAGCCGAGCAGGGCCAGGAGCATCTGGGGGGGCCGGCAAAGCCCCCACTGAGGAGCCCAGAGCGAGGAGGCACAAGCCCTCTTCCGAGTCCCCAGGGAGAGACAAGGGGAAGCTGTCCAAGCTCAAGCCCGTCCCGCCGCCCCCGCCACCGGCCTCCGCTGGGAAAGCCGGGAAGCCCTCTCAGAGCCAGAGCCAGGAAGCAGCGGGGGAGGCCGGCGCTGGTGGGAAAGCCAAAGCCGCAGCCATGGTTGTGGATGCTGTGAACAGTGACACTGTCAAGCCCGGGCCACTGGGAGAAGGCGTCAAAAAGCCTGGGCTTCCGTCCATGCCAAAGCCACAGTCGTCCAGCAAGCCGGCAGGGACCCCAACCAGCCCAGCTCCCGCCCCCTCCGCCTCGCCATCAGCATCTTCTGCCCTGGCCGGAGACCAGCCAGCCTCCACTGCCTTCATCCCGCTCATATCAACCCGTGTGTCTCTTCGGAAAACCCGCCAGCCTCCAGAGCGGATCGCCAGTGGCACCATCACCAAGGGCGTGGTCCTGGACGGCACGGAGGCTCTGTGCCTGGCCATCTCCAAGAACTCTGAGCAGATGGCCAGCCATAGCGCCGTGCTCGAAGCCGGCAAGAACCTCTACACGTTTTGCGTGAGCTATGTGGATTCCATCCAGCAAATGAGGAACAAGTTTGCCTTCCGCGAGGCCATCAACAAACTGGAGAATAATCTCCGGGAGCTTCAGATCTGCCCGGCGACAGCAGGCAGCGGCCCGGCGGCCACTCAGGACTTCAGCAAACTCCTCAGCTCCGTGAAAGAGATCAGTGACATCGTACAGAGGTAG
- the QRFP gene encoding orexigenic neuropeptide QRFP encodes MISPRALPCLLLLPLGACLPLLDREEPAATVGGVRGGMSWADLPGGYRMLPPRGSPGWPGAPQPHGLLVMAKELQVSGQRRPGFTFRFGRQDDGSKATGFLPADGEKASGPLGTLAEELSSYSRKKGGFRFRFGRR; translated from the coding sequence ATGATAAGCCCACGCGCCCTGCcgtgcctcctcctcctgccgctgggtgcctgccttcctctcttggACAGAGAAGAGCCCGCTGCCACCGTGGGAGGTGTCAGAGGCGGAATGAGCTGGGCCGACCTGCCCGGGGGATACCGCATGCTCCCCCCACGGGGCTCCCCTGGCTGGCCGGGGGCCCCACAGCCACACGGCCTGCTGGTcatggccaaggagctgcaggtGTCGGGCCAACGGCGCCCTGGCTTCACGTTCCGGTTCGGGAGGCAGGATGATGGCAGCAAGGCTACTGGCTTCCTCCCCGCAGACGGCGAGAAGGCCAGCGGCCCTTTAGGGACCCTGGCCGAGGAGCTCAGCAGTTACAGCAGGAAAAAAGGCGGCTTCAGGTTCCGCTTCGGCCGGCGGTGA
- the ABL1 gene encoding tyrosine-protein kinase ABL1 isoform X1, producing MGQQPGKVVGDQRRPSLPALHFIKGAGKKESSRHGGPHCNVFVEHEALQRPVASDFEPQGLSEAARWNSKENLLAGPSENDPNLFVALYDFVASGDNTLSITKGEKLRVLGYNHNGEWCEAQTKNGQGWVPSNYITPVNSLEKHSWYHGPVSRNAAEYLLSSGINGSFLVRESESSPGQRSISLRYEGRVYHYRINTASDGKLYVSSESRFNALAELVHHHSTVADGLITTLHYPAPKRNKPTIYGVSPNYDKWEMERTDITMKHKLGGGQYGEVYEGVWKKYSLTVAVKTLKEDTMEVEEFLKEAAVMKEIKHPNLVQLLGVCTREPPFYIITEFMTYGNLLDYLRECNRQEVNAVVLLYMATQISSAMEYLEKKNFIHRDLAARNCLVGENHLVKVADFGLSRLMTGDTYTAHAGAKFPIKWTAPESLAYNKFSIKSDVWAFGVLLWEIATYGMSPYPGIDLSQVYELLEKDYRMERPEGCPEKVHGLMRACWQWNPSDRPSFAEIHQAFETMFQESSISDEVEKELGKKGVRGVASTLLQAPELPTKTRTSRRAAEHKDPTEVPETPHSKGPGETEPLDHEPPVSPLLPRKERGPQDGGLNEDERLLPKDKKTNLFSALIKKKKKTAPTPPKRSSSFREMDGQPERKATSEEEGRETSNGAPVLTPSDAAEPAKSPKPSSRAGVPNGAFRESGGAGFRSPHLWKKSSTLTSGRLAASEEESGSSASKRFLRSCSASCVPHGAKDTEWRSVTLPRDLQSTGRQFDSSTFGGHKSEKPALPRKRASENRSDQVTRGTVTPPPRLVKKTEDAADEVFRDAGEASPGSSPPSLTPKLLRRQVAGASSSGLPHKDEVGKSGALGTIVAAEPVPATSRAGPGASGGAGKAPTEEPRARRHKPSSESPGRDKGKLSKLKPVPPPPPPASAGKAGKPSQSQSQEAAGEAGAGGKAKAAAMVVDAVNSDTVKPGPLGEGVKKPGLPSMPKPQSSSKPAGTPTSPAPAPSASPSASSALAGDQPASTAFIPLISTRVSLRKTRQPPERIASGTITKGVVLDGTEALCLAISKNSEQMASHSAVLEAGKNLYTFCVSYVDSIQQMRNKFAFREAINKLENNLRELQICPATAGSGPAATQDFSKLLSSVKEISDIVQR from the exons AAGCCCTTCAGAGGCCAGTAGCATCTGACTTTGAGCCCCAAGGTCTCAGCGAAGCAGCTCGTTGGAACTCCAAGGAAAACCTTCTTGCTGGCCCCAGTGAAAATGACCCAAACCTTTTCGTTGCACTGTATGATTTTGTGGCCAGTGGGGACAACACCCTAAGTATAACTAAAG GTGAGAAGCTCCGGGTTTTAGGCTACAATCACAATGGGGAGTGGTGTGAAGCCCAAACCAAAAATGGCCAAGGGTGGGTCCCAAGCAACTACATCACACCAGTCAACAGTCTGGAGAAACATTCCTGGTACCACGGGCCCGTGTCCCGCAACGCAGCTGAGTACCTGCTGAGCAGCGGGATCAACGGCAGCTTCTTGGTCCGGGAGAGCGAGAGCAGTCCTGGCCAGAGGTCCATCTCGCTGAGATACGAAGGGAGGGTGTACCACTACAGAATCAACACTGCTTCCGATGGCAAG CTCTACGTCTCCTCAGAGAGCCGCTTCAACGCTTTGGCTGAGTTGGTTCATCATCACTCGACTGTGGCCGACGGGCTCATCACCACTCTCCATTACCCGGCCCCCAAGCGCAATAAGCCCACCATCTACGGCGTGTCCCCCAACTACGACAAGTGGGAGATGGAGCGCACGGACATCACCATGAAGCACAAGCTGGGTGGAGGCCAGTACGGGGAGGTGTACGAAGGCGTGTGGAAGAAATACAGCCTGACGGTGGCCGTGAAGACCTTGAAG GAGGACACCATGGAGGTGGAGGAGTTCTTGAAAGAAGCTGCAGTGATGAAAGAGATCAAGCACCCCAATCTGGTGCAGTTGCTCG GGGTCTGCACCCGGGAGCCCCCATTCTACATAATCACTGAGTTCATGACCTACGGGAACCTGCTGGATTACCTGAGGGAGTGTAACCGGCAGGAGGTGAACGCCGTGGTGCTGCTCTACATGGCCACCCAGATCTCGTCAGCCATGGAGTACCTGGAGAAGAAGAACTTTATCCACAG AGATCTTGCTGCCCGAAACTGCCTGGTAGGGGAGAACCACTTGGTGAAGGTGGCTGACTTCGGCCTGAGCAGGTTAATGACCGGGGATACCTATACCGCCCATGCCGGGGCCAAGTTCCCGATCAAGTGGACAGCGCCAGAAAGCCTGGCCTACAACAAGTTCTCCATCAAGTCCGACGTCTGGG CTTTTGGAGTATTACTTTGGGAAATTGCCACCTATGGCATGTCACCTTACCCAGGAATTGACCTGTCCCAGGTGTATGAGCTGCTGGAGAAGGACTACCGCATGGAGCGTCCGGAAGGCTGCCCGGAGAAGGTCCACGGACTCATGCGAGCGT GTTGGCAGTGGAATCCCTCCGACCGGCCTTCCTTTGCTGAAATCCACCAAGCCTTTGAGACGATGTTCCAGGAATCCAGCATATCAGATG AAGTGGAAAAGGAACTGGGGAAGAAAGGTGTGCGAGGGGTTGCGAGTACTTTGCTGCAGGCCCCGGAGCTGCCCACCAAGACCAGAACCTCCAGGAGAGCTGCGGAACACAAAGACCCCACTGAGGTGCCTGAGACGCCCCACTCCAAGGGCCCGGGAGAGACCG AGCCTCTGGACCACGAGCCTCCTGTGTCTCCACTGCTCCCTCGAAAAGAACGAGGTCCCCAGGATGGCGGCCTCAATGAAGATGAGCGCCTTCTCCCCAAAGACAAAAAGACCAACTTGTTCAGTGCCTTgatcaagaagaagaagaaaacagcccCAACCCCCCCGAAACGCAGCAGCTCCTTCCGGGAGATGGACGGCCAGCCCGAGCGCAAGGCGACCAGCGAGGAAGAGGGCCGAGAAACCAGCAATGGGGCGCCAGTCCTCACACCCTCGGACGCCGCCGAGCCAGCCAAGTCCCCAAAACCCAGCAGCAGGGCTGGCGTCCCCAACGGAGCCTTCCGGGAGTCAGGAGGTGCAGGCTTCCGGTCTCCCCACCTGTGGAAAAAGTCCAGTACACTGACGAGCGGCCGCCTGGCAGCCAGCGAGGAGGAGAGCGGCAGCAGCGCCAGCAAGCGCTTCCTCAGGTCCTGCTCTGCCTCCTGCGTGCCCCACGGGGCCAAGGACACAGAGTGGAGGTCTGTCACACTGCCACGCGATCTGCAGTCCACGGGGAGGCAGTTCGACTCGTCCACATTTGGAGGGCACAAAAGCGAGAAGCCAGCTCTGCCTCGGAAGCGGGCAAGTGAGAACAGGTCCGACCAGGTGACCAGAGGCACGGTGACTCCCCCACCCAGGCTGGTGAAGAAGACCGAGGACGCAGCGGATGAGGTCTTCCGAGACGCCGGGGAGGCCAGCCCGGGCTCCAGCCCGCCCAGTTTGACACCAAAACTCCTCCGCAGGCAGGTCGCAGGGGCTTCTTCCTCTGGCCTTCCTCACAAGGACGAGGTCGGGAAGTCCGGTGCCTTGGGGACCATTGTCGCAGCTGAGCCGGTGCCTGCCACCAGCCGAGCAGGGCCAGGAGCATCTGGGGGGGCCGGCAAAGCCCCCACTGAGGAGCCCAGAGCGAGGAGGCACAAGCCCTCTTCCGAGTCCCCAGGGAGAGACAAGGGGAAGCTGTCCAAGCTCAAGCCCGTCCCGCCGCCCCCGCCACCGGCCTCCGCTGGGAAAGCCGGGAAGCCCTCTCAGAGCCAGAGCCAGGAAGCAGCGGGGGAGGCCGGCGCTGGTGGGAAAGCCAAAGCCGCAGCCATGGTTGTGGATGCTGTGAACAGTGACACTGTCAAGCCCGGGCCACTGGGAGAAGGCGTCAAAAAGCCTGGGCTTCCGTCCATGCCAAAGCCACAGTCGTCCAGCAAGCCGGCAGGGACCCCAACCAGCCCAGCTCCCGCCCCCTCCGCCTCGCCATCAGCATCTTCTGCCCTGGCCGGAGACCAGCCAGCCTCCACTGCCTTCATCCCGCTCATATCAACCCGTGTGTCTCTTCGGAAAACCCGCCAGCCTCCAGAGCGGATCGCCAGTGGCACCATCACCAAGGGCGTGGTCCTGGACGGCACGGAGGCTCTGTGCCTGGCCATCTCCAAGAACTCTGAGCAGATGGCCAGCCATAGCGCCGTGCTCGAAGCCGGCAAGAACCTCTACACGTTTTGCGTGAGCTATGTGGATTCCATCCAGCAAATGAGGAACAAGTTTGCCTTCCGCGAGGCCATCAACAAACTGGAGAATAATCTCCGGGAGCTTCAGATCTGCCCGGCGACAGCAGGCAGCGGCCCGGCGGCCACTCAGGACTTCAGCAAACTCCTCAGCTCCGTGAAAGAGATCAGTGACATCGTACAGAGGTAG